Below is a genomic region from Medicago truncatula cultivar Jemalong A17 chromosome 3, MtrunA17r5.0-ANR, whole genome shotgun sequence.
ACCCCATTATGTGTATGTTTTATACCACTACTAACATAACATTGCATGGAAAATTGGAAGCCATTGAAAAAATAGGCGGGGAACTCACAGTCTAAGTCAATTTGCAACAATTGCTTCACTCCTAAGTGAACTTCAAATCCAAAACTCAGAGCTTGGTAGATTGTCTTTGTCATCGGCTTTGGTCAGCGATATACTGACCACAATTAAAGTAGTGCATTTGTTTTGGTTGTGCAACAACAACTCTCACACACGAATGACCTTAAAGGGTGGATTTTGTAGTTGCCAAGACATGATAGAAAGAGTATATCGTGTTTAAAAATaggttaaaatatgtttttggtctctgcaAATATAGTGAGTTTGTATTTTGGTTCCAGGTAAAATAAATTTTCGAAATTCATCTACgcaaaagtttttgttttttaaaaacgtccctgaccccactttctTGACGATTTATCACATTTTTGCATACATGGCAGAGGCTGACTTTGCATCCATGTACACATGACATTTACAtagatttaaataatttaaaataaaataataaatcagaaaatgttattttaatttttattttctaattctaaaaGATCATAAAATCCCTTTCTCTGATCATCTCCTTCGTCCTtcttttttccttccttttttttcctcCTTGATCCCCTTtgttcattcttcttcttcttcctaaCGTTCCTTCTTTGTCGAATTTACCCATTCAATGTTGAAACAAAACCATTCTTGTTCACCCAATGAacagtgacaataatggttctCTAATCAAAGCTTGCTCCATTCCAAACTCAACTCCATCCTTCTGTATGGGCGGCGCAAACCGGGTTTTTTCTGTGACGGTCGTCGccgtcatcatcatcaattgcTGAGATTAGCAAATCTTGATACTTTTTCCAAGACATTCTAGATCTGGTTTGAGAAGATCTTGAAAAAATCTTCAACCCAAGTTCAAGAACAACAAGATCTCGAAAGAATGGGATACTAGAAAACGCAAATgcatatgaagatgaagatgataagTTTCTTTATTTGGGTTGAAGATTCATGTGGAGAAGATAAAgatgtgtgtattttatttttttcattttgtgatGAAGGGTACTGGAAGAACACGTgaagaaggagaagatgaaacaaattaaataaaaccaatttttttcttatgaattttgattttattttagcaaatgatttaattttttttttaactaaataacattaattgttttattttttcttcaaaaaaaattaattgttttattttaatttcaaaaatataatttttgtctattaaaaatatttatcaaataagttaattgaaataaatgcCACATGGACAAAGTAACACAGTCAGCTAATGCCACATATGCAAAAAAGTGACAAATCATCAAGAAAATGGGGTCAacgacttttttaaaaaataaaaaattttgcaagaatggattttaatttttttttttttttaccaaggaccaaaaacatattttaactttaaaaatataGGTACTTaacaacttttatatataagataagaCAACTTTTTTGCTCAAAGACATAACAACTTTTAtccaaagattttttttttgcaaaagatAATATGATAAGATATTagatcatttttattaaaaaaaaaggcaaaaaaaattagacagaAAAGTTGCTACAACCTTTTCCTTAGAGACTTAAGAACTTATAAATGAGATACGAGatcattttttgtataaaaaaaaaaaaaaaaaaagaagcaaaaaattaagaaatctaCAACAATTTGTTTGACTCTAAAAAATGGTCTAAGAGATGTAAGAACTTTTTTATAAGTTAAGATACTATATTCgaccaaaaaaaatgataagatactatttctttcaaagaaaaaaatcacaaagGAAAATCACAACAACTATTTTTGgctaaaaaaataagaacttttATAAGATACTATTACTCAGCTCAATTGTTAagaacactaacaaaaaaaaccataatttaaaacatatcttagaaattagggtttttttgttagtgtgttgaataaagtggattctttatatccacatgctttattccttgtttatttcatggttgagcatagtgGGTAAGTCTAAAATTGTCATTTCTCTGCATTTCTGAAGTTGAAAATaggagataggactaaaactgcaaaaacatGATAGTTTAGGGACGGCTTTGTTCGATTTGAAAGAGGCAAGACCATTTTCCTGAGCTTATCAAAATGCGAGAAGTGtaattaaaccaaaaatatttcaaaaaaatagttagaattttttaacaaaatacaaatttttaatcgtaaaatatataaaaattcatattaaatttatgttttgttaaaaaattctaatttttttagggagagattcttaaaatattatgaatttgtctgcaaaattttattcaaaaatatgaattctacatatgagtttactttaaaagatggaccaaaagtagtgattgaaaattttatagggactaaaagttgaaggaaaattttaaagggactaaaacgaaaagttggtatatttatagggaccaaaaacatatttaaccccaAAATAAATAACTCAAATTAAAGAGAAATAGGACGTTCGTTTTTCTGATATCTTTTCGATGATCACTTCCGTAGTTTGAAccggtctttttttttttttttttttcttccggtAAATCTCAATGAAGCCCTCATCTTCCTTCACTCTTCAATGTTTCCTTTCACCCTTTGCAACAATTATCTCCAGTGTTAATTTAGGTGGAttaatttaacttctttaaaaaaaaaaaaaaagtaaaaatatcattgatgTTCTAGATATAAAAATATCTTGatcgaaaaaaaaataaaaaagatttttctttaaaagGGATAAATTACCTCCAATTCATTGAGGTATAACGTAAAAAAATCCTTATTTACAAggttcttgcaaaaaaaaaaacaaaactgtaaacTCTCTTTTATACACTGCTATATCCAAATAAActgaattattaaaaaaaacaaacaaattgattctgttttttcataatatctttataaaataatctctaaattattttttgggaaaattagctaacaaaaatacccttaattgtTACTTTTTCCTTTAAACTTAGATCCAACGGTTATAAGCTCATCCTAGAGAAGACAACAATAGCATCCGTTGGATGAATGATGAATCTGACCCAAACCAAAGCCACGTGTTTTCTTCAATCCCCTTCATTtgcttcatctttttctctctcttctctcgcAAATCCTTCCAATCCGAAAACCCTAGCGCCATCGTCACTTTCGAATTCCGGCTGCCACAGACCTCATCTTCCAAAATTGAACCGATCAAATTGTTTCTTATCATCTCTTCTTCGAAAGCCCTCaatcaatttttgatttttgtaaGTTATTTCGGAAACATTCAATGTAATCATGCTCgtaataaatcaattttaaaaatccatggGCCTCAGTTCAAGATAAAATCACTGATTAAAGACTTCACGATATCGTGCTCGTAataaaaatccttttttttttgttgtttttgtttttccaatcaattttgatcttttattgtttgtgaaatttcATTTGAAAATCCATTGGAATTGTCTCATGAATGCTGATTATCATTGATTATTGGTATATACTGATGCAGTTATGAAACCAATCAATTGCAATGCCCGAttcttcaattcaattcaatttgattatattattatttactatTTGTAATGATTCTAAAAACAACCTGATGGAATTAGATATGGAGGAGCAATTCATACTTAGAGTTCCACCTAATGTTGCGGAGCGGATTGAGCGTCTTTTGAATGAAAACAATGCTTCTTCATCTGAAGACAAGTCGCTAGATTTGCAATTTAGCGATGATGGAAGAAGCGGAACGTTTGTGATTGGGGATGAGCATTTCCCAGCTTCTCTGCTGGACCTTCCTGCTGTCGTTGAATCTTACAAGACTTATGATGATAACTCTTTGGTTAAGACTGCTGATATTGGTCAGGTCAGGTATCTATCGttaattcatattatttgtttattcttAATCATACTCCTAGATTTGGATGATTAAATAACTGATTGCCTTCttaatgaattcaattaacagATGATTATGGTGAGGGAATCTGGTGATGCTGCTCCAGATGTAATTGAGTATCGACATGGTCTCACCCCTCCCATGAGAGATGCCCGTAAGCGTAGATTCCGCAGAGAGCCTGACCTTAATGTAACATATTCATATGTGCTTGCATTATCTTAGCATACCTGATGCCGCTCTATTATCTGTGCGTTTGTGTGTCCCTTACTTACCATGTGTTTTCATTCTTCGTTTTCCAGCCTGAGCTTGTCTCTCGTGTTGAGAAAGATCTTCTCAAAATCATTGCTGGAGGAACGGCTGAAAATATTGATATCCTTTCATCTTGTTTGTTTTAAGCAGTTGTTTAGTAAACATTCTAAGTCTTAGATTCAAATTTACGatttcactttaaaaaaattctttgaaatgGAGGTCTGTTGAGATTTTTTTGTCGATTACTTTCTTTGCCCTGATAACTCATTTCTCTATCTGACCTGGGGTTCATGGCATAGCTTGTAGTATctatttgcatttgcatttgcatcaaTGACAAAAGCAAGTGTTTTGCTTTCATTATATTGTTAATTGTAAACAACCTTTGGCTATTTTCTTGACTGAGATTCACATGTGGAAGTAGCTGAGCAAGAAGGTGGTGAGAATGCTCGAGGTGCTAATAAAAAACCTGCAGCTACATCCGCATCAAAGAATGATGTTCCAGAGACTCATACAAACGCTGGGGATGCTGACAGGAGTGACTCTGATGACTCTGATGA
It encodes:
- the LOC11433231 gene encoding transcription initiation factor TFIID subunit 7, translated to MEEQFILRVPPNVAERIERLLNENNASSSEDKSLDLQFSDDGRSGTFVIGDEHFPASLLDLPAVVESYKTYDDNSLVKTADIGQMIMVRESGDAAPDVIEYRHGLTPPMRDARKRRFRREPDLNPELVSRVEKDLLKIIAGGTAENIDVEVAEQEGGENARGANKKPAATSASKNDVPETHTNAGDADRSDSDDSDDSV